In the genome of uncultured Sphaerochaeta sp., the window TGGACGAACAGACCCGTAGCCAGCTGCAGGACCAACTGAAGCGCATTCACCGCCAATTCGGCCAAACCATCCTGTTTGTCACCCATGACATCCATGAGGCGTTTCGTCTTGCTGATCGCATCGTGTTGATCCATGAAGGAACTATCCTTCAGGATGGAAGCCCGGTGGACCTGGTCTTTCATCCCAGGGATGAGGCTGTCAGCACCTTTCTTGGAAAGCGAGGGTTCTCCGCCCTTCTGGACCAGATGGTGATGGGCAAGCTGTATACGCGCTTGCAAGCCGGCACGCTGGATGTGGATCTGTTGGTCTCCCAGCTGAAAGGAGAAACCCCTTCTGCTTTTTGAAGCAAAGGATCAGTACCTGGTGGACAAGAAAAAACCCGGAAGGCTGAGCCCTCCGGGTTGCATGTTCTAGAGCAAGCCGATCTCCCGGTAGTAACGGGCAGCACCCTCGTGGATGGGAAGTCCTGCAAGGTCCTTCACCGCTTCCTTGGGGTTGACGTTCTTCAGGGGAGCCTGGGTTGCTTTCAGTTCCTCGAAGTTTTCCCAGAATGTCTTGGTCATGGCATAGATGACATCATCATCAACGCGTGCGTCGGTACAAATGGTGATCTTGATGGCGGAAGTCAGTACATCCGCATCCTGGCCGGGGTAGGTCCCGGCAGGGATGGTGTATGCACCATACCAGGGGTAGTCCTTCTGCAGTGCCTTGATGAGGTTCTCATCCAGGCTGAGGAGCTTTCCGCCAGCGGTGGAGAGCATCTCGGTAACCGCTGCATTGGGAGTTCCGGCCATGATCCAAGCCCCGTCGAGCTGCTTGTTGCGCATCAGATCGATTGCTTCGGTGAAGCCGACATACTGGACACGCAGGCCTTCGGGATAGGATACGCCGCTTGTCTTGAGGTGGATGCTGGTCTCAACTTCTGTGGTGGAACCGGGAGCACCTGAGGCAAAGCGCTTGCCGGCAAGATCGGTAAGGCTGTTGATGCCGCTGTTGTTGGTCACCACAACCTGGTTCGGGTTGGCATAGAGACCGATCATCACCCTGAGGTTTGGATTGGGCCTTCCTTCGAAGGATCCGATGCCATTGAAGGATTCGTACATGATGGATGTGACGGCAACGCCAAGCTGGGCTTCGCCATCGGCAATCATGTTGAGGTTTGCAATGCCGCCTGCACTTGCTTGTGCACTGGCTCTGACATTGTCAAGCTTGGTGTTCCACAGGTTGCTCATAGCCGATCCCAGGGGATAGACGGCACCGGTGGTTGCAGCGGTCGGGAAGTTGATCACAGTCTTCTTGACAGGGGCTTGCGCTCCCTGGGTCTCCTGTGCACCTGCACCAAAGAGCAGGGATCCGGTAAGCAAAGCGACGAGCAGTGCGAGTACAACGGTCTTTTTCATGCGAGTTTCTCCTTGAGTGATGATTTCTTCTGTATATACTGGACGGCCAGGATGGCCCCGAACAGCAGCAAGGCGATGAGGTCGGTGACCAGCTGGGTTTCTATGAAGAGCAGGCCGGCTATTACCAGGACAATTCTTCCGATGACAGGCAGTTTGTTCAGCAAATATCCCTGCAAGCCTGCCGAGAGGGCGATGACACCCACCGAAGAGGTGAGGATGGCCCTGAGGGTAAGCCACAGCGGTACGTCCGGTGAGGCTCCTATCAACAGGATGGGGTTGTCCAGGAAGAAGAAGGGGAGGATGAACCCGGTCAGTCCGAGCTTGACGGCAATGAGGCTGGTCTTTGTCTGGTCGGAGTCAGCGATGCCGCTGGCGACATAGCTGGACATGGCCACCGGTGGGGTGATGTTCGATAGGCATGCGTAGATGAGACAGAACATGTGTGCTGCCATGGGGATGGCCCCAGTCTGGATGAGCACGGGAACCGAAACGGTGGAAACGATGACATAGGCGGCAACACCCGGAACCCCCATGCCCAGGACGATGCTCATGAGCATGACCATCAGGCCGCCGAGGTAGAGCTGGCCTTCTCCGACAACACGCAGGATGATGTAGCCGAAGCTCAGCCCCAGCCCGGTGAGGGAGACCGTACCGATGATGATGCCGATGATGGCGCAGCTCATGCCTACGGCGATGGCTGAACGCGATCCTTCCACTGTTGCCTGCACGATCACTTTCCAGGTCATCCTGGTCTCTTTCTTGAGCCAGGAGGCGAGGACTGTGGCAAAGATGGCAATGACAGCAGCAAAGAGCGGGGTGTAGCCGAAGGAGAGCAGTCCGATCAACACGACCAAGGGAATGAGCAAGTGCCCTTGGTTCTTCAAAACCACCAAGGCGTCAGGGATGTTCTCTTTGCTCAATCCGGAAAGGCCCAGGCGCTTTGCCTCGAAGTGGACGGCAAAGAGCAGGGTGAGGTAGTAGAGGAAGGCGGGAATGCAGGCTGCCAGGAGCACTTGGGTATAGCTGACGCCCATGAACTCGGCCATGACGAAACCGACTGCTCCCATGATGGGGGGTGCAAACTGCCCACCTGTGGATGCCACGGCCTCGACTGCTGCTGCGAACTCCTTCTTGTAGCCAGTTTTCTTCATCATCGGGATGGTGATGGTGCCGGTGGTTGCCACGTTGGCGATGGCAGAGCCGTTGATCATCCCAAGCAGGGCGCTTGCAAGGACAGCCACTTTTGCAGGTCCGCCTGCGCTTCTTCCCACCAGGGTGAGGGCAATGTCGTTGATGAATTGGCTGAAACCGCTGTACTTGAGGTAAGCGCCGAAGAGGACGAAGAGGAAGATGTAGGTGGCGCTGACGCCGATGCCTACACCAAAGATGCCCTGGCTTCCCCAGATCATGTGGTTGAGTACCCGCTTGAGGCTGAATCCTACGTGCCCCAGTTCTCCGGGAATGAGCATGCCGAGAAAGTTGTAGAGCAGGAAGACCAAGCCCAGGACCGCAAGGTTCTTGCAGGCACGTCGCCCACCCTCAAAGACAAGCAGGAGGGCAAGTCCTGCGATGACAAGATCAGTCTGTTGCAGATAGCCGCCTCTTCGGGCAATGACGGTGTAGTAGTGCAAAAGGTACCAGAAGGTGAAGAAGGTGATGCCCAGCAACACCAGATCCCAGACCGGGGGAAGGGCTCGTTTTCGCTTTTCCTTGCCATAGGTAGGGAAAAGCAGAAACGTGAAGCCGAGCAAAAAGAGGAGGTGCCAGGTGCGTAGTGCCATGGCATCGATGATGCCGAATGAATTGGCAATCACCTGGAATGCAGCCCACACCAAAAAGAGGATGGTGGTCAGGTTTCCAAGTGGTCCGCTAAACGTGCGTAGTTTGCTGTCAGGTTCTTTCTCGTCGAGAAGCTGCTGTGCCTTGATCTCTTCTGCAGTCAGTGCTGCAGAGGTGTGTTGTTCCATTGCTTTACCCCAAACGTTCCTTCCAATCTATTGGGTGTTGCTTCTTTTGTCAATTTGGATATGCAAAATAGTGTATATTGATGAGTGTTTTATGCAAAAAGCACAGAGTGCACAAAGTCATTTCCCTGCAACTTGCCCAGGAAGCAGATGATTCTTCAACCAGACAGAAGAGAATCATGGTATATATGTTACTAACAGAAGATCAACAAATGGGAGTTCTCATGGAATACCGTATTCAGAGCAAGGAACACCTCAAAGAGTTATGGACCAACATCTATAACACCGAAGGAAAACCCGATTGGTCACACATCCTGCCTTACTATGATGATGCAATCTACTTCTGCGACAGTGTTCAGAAGATCCATGGCATCGAGGATTTCAAGGAAATGACTGAGCGACTGATAGCGCGTTCGGACAATCTGAAGATGGATGTGAAGAATACTGCACAGAACGGCAATGTCCTGTTCATGGAGTGGGAGATGAGCCTGAGTTTCAAGAAGTATCCGAACTCCTCCATTTTCGGTGCAAGCAGGGTGACCCTCAATGAGGAGGGAAAGATCATTGAGCAACGGGACTACTATGACCTGTGGGGTGATATCTTTGACAACATTCCCCGGTTCAACAAAGCGTATCGGAAGTTCATGAGAAAGAAGTTTGGTTGAGGAAGGCAGCACATGAATCCCTATCTGAAAGAGTATGAGTGGTCGAACATTGCAGCAATGCTCAGGAACAACAAGGCAGAGCCGAAACAAGAGTTGGAAGACCTGCGTGGAAAGCTTGTAGTTATTACCGGTGCAACCTCTGGCATAGGGTATGAGACTGCCCACCTGTATGCCTCTCATGGTGCCAATGTGCTGATGATCAACCGCAGCAAGGAGAAGTCCGAACTTCTGAAACAGGAGCTGGAAGACACCCATCAGATCCAGTGCACCTACTTCCTTGCTGATTTTTCCCATCTCAAGGAGATTCATGCAGCGGCTGAGATGCTGGCCCGGCTTCCTACGCCTATTGATGTCCTGATCCACAATGCCGGGGTGTACAACACGAAGCTGCGCTTCACTGACGATGCTATTGAGGAGGTGTTCCAGGTGAACTACCTCGCCTCCTTCATCATCACCTACCGTCTGATGGAGAAGCTGAAGGGCCAAGAGAAGGCGAGAATCATCTATGTGAATTCGGAGGGCCATCGATTCGCCCTCGCCGGATTGAAGCTTGATGACCTTCGTTGGCAGAAACAGCACTATACCGGCCTGAAGAGCTATGGATCTGCAAAGACGGCACAGCTGCTCTCCTTGTTTTCCTTTGCCAAGATTTTCGAAGGTAGTGCTGTCACGATCAATGCCATGCATCCTGGGGATGTGAAGACGAACATGGGGGAGAACAACGGAAAGCTCTACCGTTTTTTCAAGCACCATATGATCAACCCCAAATCCCGTTCTCCCAAGCTCTCAGCCCAGGCACTCTACTACCTTGGGGTATCGGATGAAGTGCGGGAAACAACTGGTAAGTTCTTCAACTTCACCACCTTGGAGACTCCTGCCCCCCATGCGCTTGACCAAGCCATGGCAGAGAGGTTGTGGGAGAGGAGTGTGGAGATGGTGTTTGGTGGTGAAACTCTCTGAATACGAAAAAACTCACCCGCATCATTATCGGTGAGTTGGTTGATAAAACATTATAATAGAAAGAATAATGCCGAAAGCGGGCAAAACTCACACAAATTCCACATTTCTGTCTTTTCCGACATAATCGAAGCCGCCTCAAGCCCCCTGATTTTCTCCTAACTTTGAGCAAGTTATACTCAATATCTGGCGTGTACACTATACACAAATGTACACTGTCTCGTTACCTCCAATCATGCAGATTCTCTTGTCAAAAGACTAAACTTTTGCTTAGAGGATGCTATGAGTACAGTAGTTGATGACAGGCTTGGAAGGACAATATACGCAGATAATATCAAATTGGTGAAGGGCGTTTCAAGGAAGACACCCTCCTCTTCGCTTGAGCGTGCGGGCCTTCAGATTCTTGCAGTTGACCGTAGCGACCTGTATTCACAGCTCCGCTTGATGGGTTCTGACAATATCATTACGCCTTTGGAGAAGAAGGCGCTTGAGCGGGAATGGATCAGTCTCAACTCTTCCCTAGCTTCCACCATCCAGAAGATCGGTGAGTACGATATCAGCGAAGATACCACCACGCTTGCGATGTACGAAGCATTCCACGCTCTTGAGGCCTTCCTTGCAATTGTCCTTGACCTTACCAAGATGGAGTCGAATACCGACATAACCAACCTCGGCAATATCAAGGACTTTTTCCAAGCCTACTATGACAGCAAGACTATTGTTGATGAGCGCATCTTCAGACTTGAGACCGGGTTG includes:
- a CDS encoding TAXI family TRAP transporter solute-binding subunit gives rise to the protein MKKTVVLALLVALLTGSLLFGAGAQETQGAQAPVKKTVINFPTAATTGAVYPLGSAMSNLWNTKLDNVRASAQASAGGIANLNMIADGEAQLGVAVTSIMYESFNGIGSFEGRPNPNLRVMIGLYANPNQVVVTNNSGINSLTDLAGKRFASGAPGSTTEVETSIHLKTSGVSYPEGLRVQYVGFTEAIDLMRNKQLDGAWIMAGTPNAAVTEMLSTAGGKLLSLDENLIKALQKDYPWYGAYTIPAGTYPGQDADVLTSAIKITICTDARVDDDVIYAMTKTFWENFEELKATQAPLKNVNPKEAVKDLAGLPIHEGAARYYREIGLL
- a CDS encoding TRAP transporter fused permease subunit; the encoded protein is MEQHTSAALTAEEIKAQQLLDEKEPDSKLRTFSGPLGNLTTILFLVWAAFQVIANSFGIIDAMALRTWHLLFLLGFTFLLFPTYGKEKRKRALPPVWDLVLLGITFFTFWYLLHYYTVIARRGGYLQQTDLVIAGLALLLVFEGGRRACKNLAVLGLVFLLYNFLGMLIPGELGHVGFSLKRVLNHMIWGSQGIFGVGIGVSATYIFLFVLFGAYLKYSGFSQFINDIALTLVGRSAGGPAKVAVLASALLGMINGSAIANVATTGTITIPMMKKTGYKKEFAAAVEAVASTGGQFAPPIMGAVGFVMAEFMGVSYTQVLLAACIPAFLYYLTLLFAVHFEAKRLGLSGLSKENIPDALVVLKNQGHLLIPLVVLIGLLSFGYTPLFAAVIAIFATVLASWLKKETRMTWKVIVQATVEGSRSAIAVGMSCAIIGIIIGTVSLTGLGLSFGYIILRVVGEGQLYLGGLMVMLMSIVLGMGVPGVAAYVIVSTVSVPVLIQTGAIPMAAHMFCLIYACLSNITPPVAMSSYVASGIADSDQTKTSLIAVKLGLTGFILPFFFLDNPILLIGASPDVPLWLTLRAILTSSVGVIALSAGLQGYLLNKLPVIGRIVLVIAGLLFIETQLVTDLIALLLFGAILAVQYIQKKSSLKEKLA
- a CDS encoding SDR family NAD(P)-dependent oxidoreductase, with product MNPYLKEYEWSNIAAMLRNNKAEPKQELEDLRGKLVVITGATSGIGYETAHLYASHGANVLMINRSKEKSELLKQELEDTHQIQCTYFLADFSHLKEIHAAAEMLARLPTPIDVLIHNAGVYNTKLRFTDDAIEEVFQVNYLASFIITYRLMEKLKGQEKARIIYVNSEGHRFALAGLKLDDLRWQKQHYTGLKSYGSAKTAQLLSLFSFAKIFEGSAVTINAMHPGDVKTNMGENNGKLYRFFKHHMINPKSRSPKLSAQALYYLGVSDEVRETTGKFFNFTTLETPAPHALDQAMAERLWERSVEMVFGGETL
- a CDS encoding nuclear transport factor 2 family protein, yielding MEYRIQSKEHLKELWTNIYNTEGKPDWSHILPYYDDAIYFCDSVQKIHGIEDFKEMTERLIARSDNLKMDVKNTAQNGNVLFMEWEMSLSFKKYPNSSIFGASRVTLNEEGKIIEQRDYYDLWGDIFDNIPRFNKAYRKFMRKKFG